Proteins co-encoded in one Malus sylvestris chromosome 9, drMalSylv7.2, whole genome shotgun sequence genomic window:
- the LOC126583112 gene encoding ACT domain-containing protein ACR11 has protein sequence MAVAMASYSVGVNFNSNSSLKKSLAIPAPAGAMAEASFGFAPTSFCIVHKGRSLSSSTSITPRASSATAVEDGKSDGSPSESDAVPIPKVIIDQDSDPDATVVEITFGDRLGALLDTMSALRNLGLNVVKANVYLDSSGKHNKFAITRADTGRKVEDPELLEAIRLTIINNLIEYHPESSSQLAMGAAFGIVPPPEQVDVDIATHISVNDDGPTRSLLYVESADRPGLLVDLVKIITDISVAVESGEFDTEGLLAKAKFHVSYRGKPLIKPLQQVLANSLRYYLRRPSTEESSF, from the exons ATGGCAGTGGCTATGGCTTCTTACAGTGTTGGGGTAAACTTTAACAGTAACTCCAGTTTGAAAAAATCCCTAGCAATTCCAGCACCAGCTGGGGCTATGGCAGAAGCATCCTTTGGGTTTGCTCCTACAAGCTTCTGCATTGTGCACAAGGGAAG ATCATTATCTTCATCAACCTCAATTACTCCGCGAGCATCTTCTGCTACAGCTGTGGAG GATGGTAAATCTGATGGAAGTCCAAGTGAATCTGATGCCGTTCCGATTCCTAAGGTTATTATTGACCAAGATTCTGATCCAGATGCAACGGTGGTGGAGATAACCTTTGGAGACCGGCTTGGAGCTCTTCTCGATACT ATGAGTGCGCTTAGAAACCTCGGCTTGAATGTTGTCAAGGCCAATGTCTATTTGGATTCTTCTGGGAAGCATAACAAGTTTGCCATCACTAGAGC TGATACTGGTAGGAAGGTAGAAGATCCAGAACTACTTGAGGCTATTCGATTGACGATTATAAATAATCTGATAGAATATCATCCG GAATCAAGTTCCCAGTTAGCGATGGGAGCAGCGTTTGGAATTGTGCCTCCACCAGAACAG GTTGATGTGGACATAGCAACCCACATAAGCGTCAACGATGATGGCCCCACCCGAAG TTTGCTTTATGTGGAGTCAGCAGATCGCCCAGGATTACTGGTGGATCTTGTAAAGATTATAACTGACATTAGTGTTGCTGTTGAATCGGGAGAATTCGACACAGAG GGGTTGTTGGCGAAGGCAAAATTTCATGTTAGCTACAGGGGTAAGCCCCTCATCAAGCCTCTTCAGCAG GTTCTTGCTAACAGCTTACGATATTATTTGAGGCGACCATCAACTGAGGAGTCAAGTTTTTGA